One genomic segment of Vibrio fluvialis includes these proteins:
- a CDS encoding NUDIX hydrolase, whose product MSKTIHTWKTISLIEEEVQLPNGRTVTHTTIEHPGAAVILPVTTDNKVVVIRQFRPSLKKWLLELPAGTIEKGEQPLACAQRELEEETGYSASQFIELGQVTPLAGFCDEIQYLYVAKQLSKTARFECDDDEVIEVLELSIHELEQKIIEGEISDSKTIACLSKAKLCGYL is encoded by the coding sequence ATGAGCAAAACCATACACACCTGGAAAACCATTTCTCTGATTGAAGAAGAGGTGCAACTGCCGAACGGGCGAACCGTAACGCACACCACGATTGAACACCCGGGCGCTGCGGTGATCCTGCCTGTCACAACAGACAACAAAGTGGTCGTGATCCGTCAGTTCCGTCCCTCTTTGAAAAAATGGTTACTGGAACTGCCAGCCGGTACCATCGAGAAAGGTGAGCAGCCACTGGCCTGCGCTCAACGCGAACTGGAAGAAGAGACGGGCTACAGCGCCAGCCAATTTATCGAACTTGGCCAAGTCACACCACTGGCCGGGTTCTGCGACGAAATTCAGTACCTTTATGTCGCGAAACAGCTCAGCAAAACCGCCCGTTTTGAATGCGACGACGATGAAGTAATCGAAGTACTGGAATTGTCGATTCACGAGCTGGAACAAAAGATCATTGAAGGTGAAATCAGCGATTCCAAAACCATCGCGTGTTTAAGTAAAGCCAAGCTTTGTGGCTATCTGTAA